A region of Rhizobium grahamii DNA encodes the following proteins:
- a CDS encoding tellurite resistance TerB family protein: MNKPLSPHDALIYVMVMASAVDSTMNDREMERIGQLIGFLPVFRGFDDDKLISVARDCAALLAGPEGLDIVLETVKDTLPVRLYDTAYALAVEVASADLSVKAEELRLLSLLRDRFGLDKLTCAAIERSAIARFRKG; the protein is encoded by the coding sequence ATGAACAAGCCGCTTTCGCCCCACGACGCACTGATCTACGTGATGGTGATGGCCTCCGCCGTCGACAGCACGATGAATGATCGCGAGATGGAAAGAATCGGCCAGTTGATCGGCTTTCTGCCGGTCTTCAGAGGTTTCGACGACGACAAGCTTATTTCGGTGGCCCGCGACTGCGCCGCCCTTCTCGCTGGACCCGAGGGGCTCGACATCGTGCTCGAAACCGTCAAGGACACGCTGCCGGTCCGCCTCTACGACACGGCCTATGCGCTTGCCGTGGAAGTCGCTTCGGCAGATCTTTCCGTCAAGGCCGAGGAACTGCGCCTGCTCAGCCTGCTTCGCGATCGCTTCGGTCTGGACAAGCTCACTTGCGCCGCCATCGAACGCAGCGCGATCGCACGCTTCCGCAAGGGCTGA
- a CDS encoding response regulator, with protein MQEQTIIIADDHPLFRDALRQAVIGMEGHPDIVEAGDFAAARMAAGTHPDAELMLLDLSMPGVSGFSGLMALRSEFTGLPIVIISATDDATTIRRALELGASGFISKSSGIEDIRHGIQTVLAGDIATPESYRDGQEQDPDVADLIHRLHTLTPQQSRVLTMLAEGLLNKQIAYELGVSEATIKAHVSAILLKLNVDSRTQAVIQLGKINMALVA; from the coding sequence ATGCAGGAACAGACAATCATCATCGCCGACGATCACCCGCTTTTTCGGGATGCGCTTCGCCAGGCGGTGATCGGTATGGAAGGCCATCCTGATATCGTCGAAGCCGGCGATTTCGCCGCTGCCCGAATGGCGGCCGGCACACATCCAGACGCCGAGCTGATGCTGCTCGATCTTTCGATGCCCGGCGTCAGCGGCTTTTCCGGCCTGATGGCGCTGCGCTCCGAGTTTACCGGCCTGCCGATCGTCATCATTTCCGCAACGGACGACGCGACGACCATCCGTCGCGCCCTTGAACTCGGCGCATCCGGGTTCATCTCGAAATCATCTGGCATCGAGGACATCCGCCACGGCATCCAGACGGTTCTTGCCGGCGATATCGCCACGCCCGAAAGCTATCGCGACGGACAGGAACAGGATCCTGATGTCGCCGACCTGATCCACCGGCTGCATACGCTCACGCCACAGCAGAGCCGCGTGCTGACGATGCTGGCAGAAGGCTTGCTGAACAAGCAGATCGCGTATGAGCTCGGTGTTTCCGAGGCTACGATCAAGGCGCATGTCTCAGCCATCCTGCTCAAGCTGAATGTCGACAGCCGCACACAGGCCGTGATCCAGCTCGGCAAGATCAACATGGCGCTCGTCGCCTGA
- a CDS encoding S24 family peptidase, which translates to MLSHEQIWGAIDRLAERHDLTPSGLARRAGLDPTSFNKSKRLSADGRLRWPSTESIAKVLDATGASMEQFLTFMRPAKGFSSLPEGAFPPQGSSIPLLGFAQAGAGGFFDDGGFPAGQGWDVVEFPAAPSQKAGVYALEVQGESMMPLYRDGDVLIVEPGAQVRRNDRVVVKTREGEVMAKVLLRQSPRSIELMSLNPEHPNRTIELSDVDWIARIIWASQ; encoded by the coding sequence ATGCTGTCACACGAGCAGATCTGGGGAGCGATCGACAGGCTTGCCGAACGGCATGACCTGACGCCGTCAGGTCTTGCCCGACGTGCAGGCCTCGACCCGACCTCGTTCAACAAATCCAAGCGACTTTCTGCCGATGGACGTCTTCGTTGGCCATCAACGGAATCAATTGCCAAGGTACTGGATGCGACAGGCGCCAGCATGGAGCAGTTTCTGACCTTCATGCGGCCCGCCAAAGGCTTTTCCTCCCTCCCCGAGGGTGCGTTTCCGCCGCAGGGCAGCTCCATTCCCCTTCTCGGCTTTGCGCAGGCGGGTGCCGGCGGCTTCTTCGACGACGGCGGTTTTCCGGCCGGACAGGGCTGGGATGTCGTCGAGTTTCCCGCCGCGCCATCGCAGAAGGCTGGCGTCTATGCGCTGGAAGTCCAGGGCGAAAGCATGATGCCACTTTATCGCGACGGTGACGTGCTGATCGTCGAGCCAGGCGCCCAGGTTCGCCGCAACGACCGCGTCGTCGTCAAGACGCGTGAGGGCGAGGTGATGGCGAAGGTGCTGCTGCGCCAGAGCCCGCGTTCGATAGAGCTGATGTCGCTGAACCCTGAGCATCCGAACCGGACGATCGAGCTTTCCGACGTAGACTGGATTGCCCGTATCATCTGGGCGAGCCAATAG
- a CDS encoding DUF952 domain-containing protein, with the protein MTLTPTLYKIVTETLWQEAKAAGVFRGATIDLTDGYIHFSTATQVKQTAALYFAGQTGLMLVAVDSGKFGDELVFEPSRGGALFPHLYAELPLSAVLWEAPLPLDVAGQHIFPDLAP; encoded by the coding sequence ATGACCCTGACACCCACGCTTTACAAGATCGTGACGGAAACGCTCTGGCAGGAGGCGAAGGCCGCCGGTGTTTTTCGCGGGGCTACGATCGACCTCACGGACGGCTATATCCACTTCTCGACAGCCACACAGGTCAAGCAGACGGCGGCGCTCTATTTCGCCGGCCAGACCGGGTTGATGCTCGTTGCCGTCGACAGCGGCAAGTTCGGCGACGAGCTCGTCTTCGAGCCATCGCGCGGCGGCGCTCTCTTCCCGCATCTCTATGCGGAGCTGCCACTGTCGGCCGTGCTGTGGGAGGCGCCGCTTCCCCTCGATGTCGCCGGCCAGCATATTTTTCCGGACCTTGCACCATGA
- a CDS encoding transporter substrate-binding domain-containing protein codes for MLLAQQSAPSLPLLFDSRERLAKPDLSALVRLRFLTSVDFPPFNFMDQNGKLSGFNVDLAREICAELEIADKCQIQALPFADLKDALAASQGDAVIAGVAVSEQLRSQFAFSRPYLMLPARFARNLKAPLQGESAAALADRPVGVVKATVHEAMLAAYFPKVKAVAFDSKEALLTALKDGKVEAAFADSLQLSFWVASQASGNCCALFDGPYTSERFLGEGMTIMLRQKDDVLRAAFDHALAALSRSGRLQEIYLRYFPYGLY; via the coding sequence ATGCTGCTTGCGCAGCAATCGGCGCCATCCTTGCCGCTCCTCTTTGATTCCAGGGAGCGATTGGCCAAGCCCGATCTGTCTGCGCTGGTACGCCTTCGCTTCCTGACCTCGGTCGATTTTCCGCCATTCAATTTCATGGATCAGAACGGCAAGCTCTCCGGCTTCAACGTCGATCTCGCTCGCGAGATCTGCGCCGAACTGGAGATTGCCGACAAGTGCCAGATCCAGGCTCTGCCGTTCGCGGACCTGAAGGACGCGCTCGCGGCTTCGCAGGGTGATGCCGTGATCGCGGGTGTTGCGGTCAGCGAGCAGCTGCGCAGTCAGTTTGCCTTTTCACGTCCGTACCTGATGCTGCCAGCTCGCTTTGCGCGCAATCTGAAGGCGCCGCTTCAGGGGGAAAGCGCCGCTGCCCTCGCGGACCGACCGGTTGGCGTCGTGAAGGCGACGGTTCACGAAGCGATGCTGGCTGCCTATTTCCCCAAGGTGAAGGCCGTGGCGTTTGACAGCAAGGAGGCGCTGCTCACCGCATTGAAGGATGGCAAGGTGGAGGCAGCCTTTGCAGATTCCCTGCAGCTTTCCTTCTGGGTGGCGTCGCAGGCCTCAGGCAATTGCTGCGCACTCTTCGATGGCCCCTACACCTCGGAACGCTTTCTCGGTGAGGGCATGACGATCATGCTGCGCCAGAAGGACGATGTCTTGCGAGCGGCCTTCGACCATGCGCTGGCCGCGTTGTCACGCAGCGGCCGTCTCCAGGAAATCTACCTGCGTTATTTCCCTTACGGCCTCTATTGA
- a CDS encoding thermonuclease family protein — protein MRPATILTSVAGIGIVVALIATGGQRLRTDTQQTAAADDEATSPPLMEAAPAPTTDPAASMNARPIDDASQFYPASVDGKPLERVAAAIPETPKVKADNGVDLPRPVAESAGILGFGDRRLQLAGIEATPSDKVCNGTDGGEWPCGMLAKTNFRLFLRLRTVHCDLDNASWSGTTSASCKIGAQDISRWLVENGWAAPSEGSSLADIGKTAKDEKKGIYGDDPRKGDPLTPATEPLPEGPSDPL, from the coding sequence ATGCGTCCTGCGACAATACTCACGTCTGTTGCGGGGATCGGGATTGTGGTCGCACTGATCGCCACCGGTGGCCAGCGTCTGCGGACCGATACGCAGCAAACGGCGGCGGCCGACGATGAAGCAACTTCACCCCCGCTTATGGAAGCAGCGCCTGCCCCGACCACCGATCCCGCCGCCAGCATGAACGCCCGGCCCATCGATGACGCAAGCCAGTTCTACCCGGCCAGCGTCGATGGAAAACCGTTGGAACGCGTGGCTGCGGCAATCCCGGAAACGCCGAAAGTGAAAGCGGACAACGGCGTTGATCTACCGCGTCCCGTTGCCGAGAGCGCCGGCATTCTCGGCTTCGGCGACCGTCGTCTGCAGCTTGCGGGGATAGAAGCGACACCTTCAGACAAGGTCTGCAATGGCACCGACGGAGGAGAATGGCCTTGCGGCATGCTGGCGAAGACCAATTTCCGGCTGTTTCTGCGGTTGCGCACGGTGCATTGCGACCTCGACAACGCGAGCTGGAGCGGAACAACAAGCGCATCGTGCAAGATCGGCGCGCAGGACATTTCGCGATGGCTGGTGGAAAACGGCTGGGCCGCACCGTCGGAGGGTTCGTCCCTGGCGGACATCGGAAAGACTGCGAAGGACGAGAAGAAAGGGATCTATGGCGATGATCCGCGCAAGGGCGATCCGCTGACACCAGCGACGGAACCACTGCCGGAAGGGCCGTCCGATCCCTTGTAA
- a CDS encoding quinone-dependent dihydroorotate dehydrogenase: MIDLFKHAARKGLFLFDPETAHGMSIAALKTGAVPACRIAPDPRLRQTVAGLDFINPIGMAAGYDKNAEVPEALLRIGFGFTEIGTVTPKPQPGNPRPRIFRLVEDEGVINRLGFNNEGHDAALARLSGIRGNGMIGVNIGANKDSEDRIGDYVLGIRRFYSVARYFTANISSPNTPGLRDLQARESLAALLSAVLAARDAEAEKAGRKIPVFLKIAPDLTEEGMDDIAAEALSHALDGLIVSNTTLSREGLSDQRQAKEAGGLSGKPLFDKSTAVLARMRKRVGSAMPIIGVGGVSSAETALEKIKAGADLVQLYSCMVYEGPGLPGTIVRGLSKLLDREQVKSIRDLRDTKTDYWAARNV, from the coding sequence ATGATCGATCTTTTCAAGCACGCCGCCCGCAAGGGTCTTTTTCTCTTCGACCCTGAAACCGCGCACGGCATGTCGATTGCCGCGCTGAAAACAGGTGCGGTGCCGGCCTGCCGGATCGCGCCGGATCCACGCCTGCGGCAGACCGTTGCCGGGCTCGATTTTATCAATCCGATTGGCATGGCAGCCGGCTACGACAAAAATGCTGAAGTTCCGGAAGCACTGCTGAGGATCGGTTTCGGCTTCACCGAGATCGGCACCGTGACGCCGAAGCCGCAGCCCGGCAATCCGCGTCCCCGCATCTTCAGACTGGTCGAGGATGAGGGCGTCATCAACCGCCTCGGCTTCAACAATGAAGGCCATGACGCTGCCTTGGCGCGGCTGTCGGGCATTCGCGGCAACGGCATGATCGGCGTGAACATCGGTGCCAACAAGGATAGCGAAGATCGCATCGGCGATTATGTCCTCGGCATCCGCCGCTTCTACTCCGTGGCGCGCTATTTCACCGCCAACATCTCGTCGCCAAACACGCCCGGCCTGCGCGATCTCCAGGCGCGCGAAAGCCTGGCAGCTCTCTTGTCGGCAGTGCTTGCCGCCCGCGACGCCGAAGCCGAGAAGGCAGGCAGAAAGATCCCGGTCTTCCTGAAGATCGCGCCCGATCTCACGGAAGAAGGCATGGACGACATCGCTGCCGAAGCGTTGTCGCACGCTCTGGATGGCCTGATCGTTTCGAACACCACGCTGTCGCGCGAGGGTCTAAGCGATCAGCGTCAGGCGAAGGAGGCGGGAGGACTGTCCGGCAAGCCGCTCTTCGACAAATCGACTGCTGTTCTCGCCAGAATGCGCAAGCGCGTCGGCAGTGCTATGCCGATCATCGGCGTCGGCGGCGTTTCATCAGCCGAAACGGCGCTGGAGAAGATCAAGGCCGGTGCCGATCTTGTGCAGCTCTATTCCTGCATGGTCTACGAAGGCCCGGGCCTGCCGGGAACGATCGTTCGCGGCCTCTCGAAGCTGCTTGATCGGGAGCAGGTCAAGTCAATCCGCGACCTCAGGGACACGAAGACGGACTACTGGGCGGCCCGGAACGTCTGA